In the genome of Populus trichocarpa isolate Nisqually-1 chromosome 6, P.trichocarpa_v4.1, whole genome shotgun sequence, one region contains:
- the LOC18100780 gene encoding uncharacterized protein LOC18100780 isoform X2, giving the protein MLHSLIPSSVEAALPFAPNYSRQDLFSEWVPEKAWKDGSNPLIAGNCYEIPGSYVARKRRKKSAIMSSVEPETDKAPTNAVNCDPPVVNDDGVRARTIPSVVAKSKSGMGVGSITARINISNIVELPDSELEVSGDDLSIRELCTSVLRSHGLLAGDCPVSNSAPIEVLGNIKNNNFFQSCELCGNLEKALNMLLCDHCEEAFHLSCCNLNMEMLPTDLWFCPSCSKLNHNVSQETSFLKTCSISWWNEKSKLGPIASMLKYPEAHTSRVRIGTSYQATVPEWSDQLSMDSDCFGEPIEIDTSQTVCLHECPQDRSSNAKPMSNWLQCREVLHDDARGIEGTICGKWRRAPFSEVQTDSWDCSCSVLWDPSHSDCTAPQELETDEVLRQLKYVEQVRSMDLGSSCFSG; this is encoded by the exons ATGTTGCATAGTTTGATCCCAAGTTCAGTTGAGGCTGCTCTACCATTTGCTCCCAATTACAGCAGACAAGATCTATTCTCTGAGTGGGTGCCAGAAAAAGCCTGGAAGGATGGTTCAAATCCATTGATTGCCGGCAATTGTTATGAAATTCCGGGATCATATGTGGCAAGGAAGCGAAGGAAAAAGTCTGCTATAATGTCCTCGGTTGAGCCAGAAACTGATAAAGCACCAACCAATGCAGTGAACTGTGATCCTCCAGTGGTAAATGATGATGGTGTTAGAGCTCGTACTATCCCATCTGTTGTTGCTAAATCAAAGTCAGGAATGGGAGTTGGTTCCATAACCGCAAGGATTAACATTAGCAACATTGTAGAGCTCCCCGATTCTGAGCTAGAGGTGTCAGGTGATGATCTCTCAATAAGAGAACTCTGCACTTCAGTTCTCAGAAGTCACGGGCTGCTCGCTGGAGATTGTCCTGTGAGCAACAGTGCTCCCATTGAAGTTCTGGGAAATATTaagaacaacaatttttttcagtCATGTGAGCTATGTGGGAATCTTGAGAAAGCACTTAATATGTTACTTTGTGATCATTGTGAAGAGGCATTTCATCTATCTTGCTGCAATCTAAACATGGAGATGTTACCCACTGACTTGTGGTTTTGTCCATCCTGTTCAAAACTGAATCACAACGTTTCACAAGAGACTTCTTTTCTCAAAACATGTAGCATCAGTTGGTGGAATGAAAAATCTAAGCTGGGTCCTATAGCTTCCATGTTGAAATACCCTGAGGCACACACATCTCGTGTGAGGATCGGTACATCTTATCAAGCAACAGTTCCTGAGTGGTCCGATCAGCTTTCCAT GGATTCTGATTGCTTCGGTGAGCCTATTGAAATAGATACATCGCAGACTGTTTGCTTACAC GAATGCCCTCAAGACAGGTCTTCAAATGCCAAGCCTATGAGTAATTGGCTCCAATGCCGAGAAGTTCTACACGATGATGCAAGAGGTATTGAGGGAACCATATGTGGGAAGTGGCGCAG GGCGCCATTTTCTGAAGTCCAAACTGACTCCTGGGATTGTTCTTGCTCTGTTCTTTGGGACCCATCCCATTCAGACTGCACTGCTCCTCAG gaGCTGGAAACCGATGAAGTTTTACGACAACTGAAGTATGTAGAACAG GTCAGAAGTATGGATCTAGGCTCTAGCTGCTTTAGTGGGTAG
- the LOC18100779 gene encoding 3-hydroxyisobutyryl-CoA hydrolase 1 isoform X1 produces MSVPSLMAMIRHSFDKDVDQVLFQGNSYVKKIILNRPQKLNCINHHMISEMTKKLKVYEIDPEVKVVVLKGNGKAFCAGGDVVASYIYMVAGHWSYGANTYKKKLILDYAVATYGKPVVALIDGIVMGAGAGLSMHGAFKIVTENTVFAMPETAIGHFVDVGASHFLSRLPGFLGEYLGLTGTTIRGEGMVACGLATHFVLSKDLHLVESALDEVTSSDTNKISKIISKFEHKPNVKQDDVYSRLEIINKCFSRKTVEEILSSLEIEAGNRADKWVLEAIKSMKAGSPISLKISLKSIREGRMQALDQCLAREYNIFCHIMRRTVSIDFFEGIRAKFLDKDENPKWEPARLELVSDEMVGQYFSRVDEDDWETLQLPARSSSVDIMRPRL; encoded by the exons ATGTCAGTTCCATCTCTAATGGCTATGATCCGGCATTCCTTCGACAAGGATGTTGATCAG GTGCTATTTCAAGGAAATTCATATGTGAAGAAGATCATATTGAACAGACCACAGAAATTAAACTGCATCAACCATCACATG ATCTCTGAAATGACAAAGAAGTTGAAAGTCTACGAGATTGATCCTGAAGTCAAAGTTGTGGTATTGAAG GGAAATGGAAAGGCGTTTTGTGCAGGTGGTGATGTTGTGGCATCGTATATTTATATGGTCGCAG GGCATTGGAGTTATGGGGCAAATACTTACAAGAAAAAACTCATTCTGGACTATGCAGTTGCCACATATGGAAAGCCTGTG GTTGCACTCATCGATGGAATCGTGATGGGGGCTGGTGCTGGGCTATCTATGCATGGAGCATTCAAGATTGTCACTGAAAATACT GTGTTTGCTATGCCAGAAACAGCAATAGGACATTTTGTTGATGTCGGGGCATCGCATTTCCTTTCCAGGCTCCCTGGGTTTCTTG gTGAATATTTGGGACTTACTGGAACTACGATAAGAGGGGAAGGTATGGTTGCATGTGGCCTTGCAACTCATTTCGTCCTCTCAAAG GATCTCCATTTAGTGGAAAGTGCTCTGGATGAAGTAACTTCTTCTGATACCAACAAAATTTCTAAGATCATTAGCAAATTTGAGCACAAACCAAATGTGAAACAGGACGACGTTTACAGTAG ATTGGAGATTATTAACAAATGTTTCTCAAGAAAAACAGTTGAAGAAATACTATCATCACTG GAGATTGAGGCAGGAAATAGAGCAGACAAGTGGGTTCTAGAGGCAATAAAATCCATGAAGGCAGGCAGTCCGATAAGCCTGAAAATTTCCCTTAAATCG ATCAGAGAAGGCCGCATGCAAGCACTTGATCAATGCCTCGCCcgtgaatataatattttttgtcacaTTATGAGAAGAACAGTgagcattgatttttttgag GGAATAAGAGCCAAGTTCCTGGATAAAGACGAAAATCCCAAG TGGGAGCCTGCAAGATTAGAGCTAGTGAGTGATGAAATGGTGGGCCAATATTTCTCCAGAGTCGACGAAGATGACTGGGAAACCCTTCAACTTCCTGCTAGATCCAGCTCAGTTGATATTATGAGGCCAAGACTTTGa
- the LOC18100779 gene encoding 3-hydroxyisobutyryl-CoA hydrolase 1 isoform X2, whose protein sequence is MTKKLKVYEIDPEVKVVVLKGNGKAFCAGGDVVASYIYMVAGHWSYGANTYKKKLILDYAVATYGKPVVALIDGIVMGAGAGLSMHGAFKIVTENTVFAMPETAIGHFVDVGASHFLSRLPGFLGEYLGLTGTTIRGEGMVACGLATHFVLSKDLHLVESALDEVTSSDTNKISKIISKFEHKPNVKQDDVYSRLEIINKCFSRKTVEEILSSLEIEAGNRADKWVLEAIKSMKAGSPISLKISLKSIREGRMQALDQCLAREYNIFCHIMRRTVSIDFFEGIRAKFLDKDENPKWEPARLELVSDEMVGQYFSRVDEDDWETLQLPARSSSVDIMRPRL, encoded by the exons ATGACAAAGAAGTTGAAAGTCTACGAGATTGATCCTGAAGTCAAAGTTGTGGTATTGAAG GGAAATGGAAAGGCGTTTTGTGCAGGTGGTGATGTTGTGGCATCGTATATTTATATGGTCGCAG GGCATTGGAGTTATGGGGCAAATACTTACAAGAAAAAACTCATTCTGGACTATGCAGTTGCCACATATGGAAAGCCTGTG GTTGCACTCATCGATGGAATCGTGATGGGGGCTGGTGCTGGGCTATCTATGCATGGAGCATTCAAGATTGTCACTGAAAATACT GTGTTTGCTATGCCAGAAACAGCAATAGGACATTTTGTTGATGTCGGGGCATCGCATTTCCTTTCCAGGCTCCCTGGGTTTCTTG gTGAATATTTGGGACTTACTGGAACTACGATAAGAGGGGAAGGTATGGTTGCATGTGGCCTTGCAACTCATTTCGTCCTCTCAAAG GATCTCCATTTAGTGGAAAGTGCTCTGGATGAAGTAACTTCTTCTGATACCAACAAAATTTCTAAGATCATTAGCAAATTTGAGCACAAACCAAATGTGAAACAGGACGACGTTTACAGTAG ATTGGAGATTATTAACAAATGTTTCTCAAGAAAAACAGTTGAAGAAATACTATCATCACTG GAGATTGAGGCAGGAAATAGAGCAGACAAGTGGGTTCTAGAGGCAATAAAATCCATGAAGGCAGGCAGTCCGATAAGCCTGAAAATTTCCCTTAAATCG ATCAGAGAAGGCCGCATGCAAGCACTTGATCAATGCCTCGCCcgtgaatataatattttttgtcacaTTATGAGAAGAACAGTgagcattgatttttttgag GGAATAAGAGCCAAGTTCCTGGATAAAGACGAAAATCCCAAG TGGGAGCCTGCAAGATTAGAGCTAGTGAGTGATGAAATGGTGGGCCAATATTTCTCCAGAGTCGACGAAGATGACTGGGAAACCCTTCAACTTCCTGCTAGATCCAGCTCAGTTGATATTATGAGGCCAAGACTTTGa
- the LOC18100780 gene encoding uncharacterized protein LOC18100780 isoform X1 produces MLHSLIPSSVEAALPFAPNYSRQDLFSEWVPEKAWKDGSNPLIAGNCYEIPGSYVARKRRKKSAIMSSVEPETDKAPTNAVNCDPPVVNDDGVRARTIPSVVAKSKSGMGVGSITARINISNIVELPDSELEVSGDDLSIRELCTSVLRSHGLLAGDCPVSNSAPIEVLGNIKNNNFFQSCELCGNLEKALNMLLCDHCEEAFHLSCCNLNMEMLPTDLWFCPSCSKLNHNVSQETSFLKTCSISWWNEKSKLGPIASMLKYPEAHTSRVRIGTSYQATVPEWSDQLSMDSDCFGEPIEIDTSQTVCLHECPQDRSSNAKPMSNWLQCREVLHDDARGIEGTICGKWRRAPFSEVQTDSWDCSCSVLWDPSHSDCTAPQELETDEVLRQLKYVEQLRLRLVAKKRRIP; encoded by the exons ATGTTGCATAGTTTGATCCCAAGTTCAGTTGAGGCTGCTCTACCATTTGCTCCCAATTACAGCAGACAAGATCTATTCTCTGAGTGGGTGCCAGAAAAAGCCTGGAAGGATGGTTCAAATCCATTGATTGCCGGCAATTGTTATGAAATTCCGGGATCATATGTGGCAAGGAAGCGAAGGAAAAAGTCTGCTATAATGTCCTCGGTTGAGCCAGAAACTGATAAAGCACCAACCAATGCAGTGAACTGTGATCCTCCAGTGGTAAATGATGATGGTGTTAGAGCTCGTACTATCCCATCTGTTGTTGCTAAATCAAAGTCAGGAATGGGAGTTGGTTCCATAACCGCAAGGATTAACATTAGCAACATTGTAGAGCTCCCCGATTCTGAGCTAGAGGTGTCAGGTGATGATCTCTCAATAAGAGAACTCTGCACTTCAGTTCTCAGAAGTCACGGGCTGCTCGCTGGAGATTGTCCTGTGAGCAACAGTGCTCCCATTGAAGTTCTGGGAAATATTaagaacaacaatttttttcagtCATGTGAGCTATGTGGGAATCTTGAGAAAGCACTTAATATGTTACTTTGTGATCATTGTGAAGAGGCATTTCATCTATCTTGCTGCAATCTAAACATGGAGATGTTACCCACTGACTTGTGGTTTTGTCCATCCTGTTCAAAACTGAATCACAACGTTTCACAAGAGACTTCTTTTCTCAAAACATGTAGCATCAGTTGGTGGAATGAAAAATCTAAGCTGGGTCCTATAGCTTCCATGTTGAAATACCCTGAGGCACACACATCTCGTGTGAGGATCGGTACATCTTATCAAGCAACAGTTCCTGAGTGGTCCGATCAGCTTTCCAT GGATTCTGATTGCTTCGGTGAGCCTATTGAAATAGATACATCGCAGACTGTTTGCTTACAC GAATGCCCTCAAGACAGGTCTTCAAATGCCAAGCCTATGAGTAATTGGCTCCAATGCCGAGAAGTTCTACACGATGATGCAAGAGGTATTGAGGGAACCATATGTGGGAAGTGGCGCAG GGCGCCATTTTCTGAAGTCCAAACTGACTCCTGGGATTGTTCTTGCTCTGTTCTTTGGGACCCATCCCATTCAGACTGCACTGCTCCTCAG gaGCTGGAAACCGATGAAGTTTTACGACAACTGAAGTATGTAGAACAG CTGAGACTTCGACTTGTTGctaaaaagagaagaattcCATGA